A window of Mucilaginibacter paludis DSM 18603 contains these coding sequences:
- a CDS encoding cysteine desulfurase family protein gives MKIYLDNAATTPLEPQVFEAMTPFLLNHFGNPSSQHHHGREVKSAIEESRKIIAQQINALPEEIIFTSGGTEADNIAILSAVQFGAVKHVITTSMEHHAVLNTLEALRVKGDIQISFVKNDEKGNLDYAGLELLLRTKSRSLVSIMHANNEIGNINDIERIALLCEKYDALFHTDTVQTMGHYRFNLKQCKIHFLTASAHKFHGPKGIGFLYFRKGLKLTQLIKGGGQENSLRAGTENIAGIVGLASALKIANLHLKRDHDYILSIKRYLKKRLVDVIPDIKFNGNSSDDDQSLYTVLSVNFPYCCAYPDLLRHLDQSGISVSGGSACSKGAASHVLEAVGIPVQYDTVRFSFSKLNTLQEIDYVIQVLSSIYQTVAA, from the coding sequence ATGAAAATTTACCTGGATAACGCCGCCACCACCCCGCTTGAACCACAAGTTTTTGAAGCCATGACTCCCTTTTTGTTAAATCATTTCGGTAATCCCTCTTCACAGCATCATCATGGCAGAGAAGTTAAAAGCGCAATTGAAGAAAGCAGAAAAATTATTGCCCAGCAGATTAACGCATTGCCCGAAGAAATCATTTTCACCTCAGGAGGAACTGAAGCAGATAATATTGCCATCCTTTCTGCTGTACAATTTGGCGCTGTTAAACATGTCATCACCACAAGTATGGAACATCATGCCGTTTTAAACACGTTAGAGGCTTTAAGAGTTAAAGGTGATATTCAAATCAGTTTTGTTAAAAACGATGAGAAGGGAAACCTGGATTATGCCGGTTTAGAGTTGCTCCTCAGAACCAAATCGCGCAGCCTGGTTTCTATTATGCATGCCAATAACGAAATAGGCAATATCAATGACATTGAAAGGATAGCCTTGCTTTGTGAAAAATATGATGCCTTGTTTCATACCGATACCGTTCAGACTATGGGCCACTACCGCTTTAATTTGAAACAGTGCAAAATTCATTTCCTAACCGCTTCTGCCCATAAATTCCACGGACCCAAAGGTATTGGTTTTTTATATTTCAGGAAAGGACTCAAATTAACACAACTGATTAAGGGCGGAGGACAGGAAAACAGTTTAAGGGCCGGAACGGAGAATATCGCAGGTATTGTTGGGCTGGCTTCGGCTTTAAAAATTGCTAACCTGCACCTCAAACGCGACCACGATTATATCTTATCCATCAAACGATATTTAAAAAAGCGGTTAGTTGATGTTATTCCGGATATAAAGTTTAATGGAAACTCATCCGACGACGACCAAAGTTTGTATACCGTACTGAGCGTAAACTTTCCGTACTGTTGTGCGTATCCTGACCTGCTGCGCCATTTAGACCAATCGGGCATATCTGTATCGGGCGGCAGCGCCTGTTCCAAAGGTGCTGCATCACATGTGTTGGAAGCTGTTGGTATCCCTGTACAATACGATACTGTCCGTTTCTCTTTCAGTAAATTGAATACACTACAGGAAATTGATTACGTTATCCAGGTATTATCAAGTATATACCAAACTGTGGCGGCTTAG
- a CDS encoding RagB/SusD family nutrient uptake outer membrane protein: MKKILILMMTASLIMISGCKKGLDPQIYGSLSTTNFPKTEADFVNYVAEVYKPFQSKWGYTEPAPLGYQNDWFSPEYGDIMMFDLPTDEFNTYTNWGGIFQQFSSANFTFLINQGTGSNHFEKIRFVTRLTQIIDDVTKSTISTASKTKYTAEARMSRGWNMYYLLQLYGPVPVILDPALINTDAELNLTRPSRADFLAAIVSDLTYAAANLPVTPSEYGRFNQAIALTVLMRTYMNEKDFVNAEKTGRQIIALANTAGYRLVDDYASMFTEAGELNTETMFAVSCAPNQDGAENHANFNAWDFYTYPNGYPGNSIQNSYAGYRIPAPISATWNFYNSFDPADKRRKLLIASYVDKWDHTVMNQASGLAGPVVAKYPDNGTVANSAQGNDIPKARLGDVYLMLAEAINQNSGPTSEAIGYVNQVRLHHAGLGVVPAANTVDKATFDAWILKEEGWETYFEGYRKMDLVRHGQWPSALPADKNHGPYLFPVPTYEITASKGKLTQTPGYN, encoded by the coding sequence ATGAAAAAAATATTGATACTGATGATGACGGCCTCCCTTATCATGATAAGTGGTTGTAAAAAGGGCCTTGATCCGCAAATTTACGGATCGTTATCTACCACAAACTTTCCTAAAACCGAGGCTGATTTTGTTAACTACGTGGCCGAAGTATATAAACCATTTCAATCCAAATGGGGCTATACCGAACCGGCACCGCTGGGTTATCAGAACGACTGGTTCAGCCCCGAATATGGCGACATTATGATGTTTGATTTACCTACCGACGAGTTTAATACATATACCAACTGGGGTGGCATTTTTCAGCAATTCAGTTCGGCAAATTTCACTTTCCTTATCAACCAGGGAACTGGCAGTAACCACTTCGAAAAAATACGCTTTGTAACACGCCTTACCCAGATTATTGACGACGTAACTAAATCAACCATCAGCACGGCATCCAAAACCAAGTATACCGCTGAGGCCCGGATGTCGAGGGGTTGGAATATGTACTATCTTTTACAGTTATACGGCCCCGTGCCGGTTATCCTGGATCCGGCTTTAATTAATACCGACGCCGAGCTTAATTTAACGCGCCCATCACGCGCCGATTTTTTAGCAGCCATCGTGAGCGATTTAACCTATGCAGCCGCTAACCTGCCGGTTACACCGTCGGAATACGGCCGTTTTAACCAGGCTATCGCATTAACAGTATTGATGCGAACCTATATGAACGAAAAGGATTTTGTTAACGCCGAAAAAACAGGACGCCAAATCATCGCCCTGGCAAATACTGCCGGTTATCGTTTGGTTGATGATTATGCCAGCATGTTTACCGAAGCCGGCGAGTTGAATACCGAAACCATGTTCGCCGTATCATGCGCGCCTAACCAGGACGGTGCCGAAAACCACGCCAATTTTAACGCCTGGGACTTTTATACCTATCCTAACGGCTATCCGGGTAATAGCATCCAGAATTCGTATGCCGGTTACCGTATCCCTGCTCCTATATCGGCAACCTGGAATTTTTATAATTCGTTCGATCCGGCCGATAAACGCAGAAAGTTATTGATAGCCAGCTATGTTGATAAATGGGATCATACGGTAATGAACCAGGCCAGCGGATTGGCGGGGCCGGTAGTGGCGAAATATCCGGATAATGGTACCGTGGCCAACTCCGCGCAAGGTAATGATATCCCGAAGGCGCGCCTTGGTGATGTATATCTGATGCTTGCCGAAGCCATCAATCAAAACAGTGGCCCAACAAGCGAGGCTATAGGGTATGTAAACCAGGTAAGGCTTCATCACGCTGGCTTAGGCGTGGTTCCCGCAGCCAATACGGTTGATAAAGCCACTTTTGATGCCTGGATATTAAAAGAAGAAGGATGGGAAACTTATTTTGAAGGCTATCGCAAAATGGACCTGGTGAGGCACGGCCAATGGCCCTCGGCATTACCGGCAGATAAAAACCATGGCCCGTATCTGTTTCCGGTACCAACCTATGAGATTACCGCCAGCAAAGGCAAGTTAACACAAACCCCAGGATATAATTAA
- the topB gene encoding DNA topoisomerase III: MKVIIAEKPSVAREIAKVFGATTKKDGYMEGKGYTFTWAFGHLLQLAPPQEYGFYGWNVQNLPMLPAKFKLSIRKVKTKDGIVEDPSVKKQLATIQALFDEATEIIVATDAGREGELIFRYIYYYLKCKKPFKRLWISSQTDEAIKEGFRNLKPGTDYDTLFNSAHCRSQSDWLVGMNATQALSLSSGTRAVLSLGRVQTPTLAMICSRYLENRNFVPELFYQVAIQPDKDGQVFKAVSVKNFKTKEEAQAILDLVEDVGSGFPQGGHILNVEAKPRKEPPPLLHDLSSLQQEANKRKGFTAEQTLNLLQGLYESKLVTYPRTGSRYIGDDVFAGVPALIDHFKAHADFGKQATLLSTAKLNKRSVNAKKVTDHHAILPTGEPAHQLMPDKQAIYDLVVGRMLEAFSQDCIKEVTKITVQSGSLFTASGTVIHTAGWRAVFNETDDEKKDEENATLPKVQAGENLPVIDKALLEKQTKPKPLYNEASLLKALETAGKEIDDEELRYAMKDSGLGTPATRAAMIETLLKRNYISREKKNLVPTETGLAVYHVVKHQQIAQAELTGNWEKRLEEIRGGASVADFQEEIKAYTRTITKELLQTGKSLVIKPTEKVLAK, translated from the coding sequence ATGAAAGTGATCATTGCCGAGAAGCCTTCTGTTGCGCGCGAGATAGCCAAAGTGTTTGGGGCTACCACCAAAAAAGATGGTTATATGGAAGGTAAGGGCTATACCTTTACCTGGGCCTTTGGCCATTTGCTGCAACTTGCACCACCCCAGGAATACGGTTTTTACGGCTGGAATGTACAAAACCTGCCTATGCTGCCTGCAAAATTTAAACTATCCATTCGCAAGGTAAAAACCAAGGACGGCATTGTAGAAGACCCTTCGGTTAAAAAACAACTGGCTACCATACAAGCCTTGTTTGATGAAGCTACAGAAATTATTGTTGCTACGGATGCCGGGCGCGAGGGCGAGCTGATCTTCCGCTATATTTATTATTACTTAAAATGTAAAAAGCCTTTTAAACGACTGTGGATATCATCGCAAACGGATGAAGCGATTAAAGAAGGCTTCAGGAACCTGAAGCCGGGCACTGATTATGATACGCTGTTTAACTCTGCACATTGCCGCTCACAGTCCGACTGGCTCGTTGGCATGAATGCCACACAAGCGCTAAGCCTTTCATCTGGAACCCGCGCGGTGTTATCGCTCGGCAGGGTACAAACCCCTACCCTGGCGATGATTTGCTCCCGATACCTGGAGAACCGAAACTTTGTACCCGAACTTTTTTACCAGGTGGCCATTCAACCTGATAAAGACGGGCAGGTATTTAAAGCGGTATCCGTAAAAAACTTTAAAACAAAGGAAGAAGCGCAAGCTATACTTGATTTAGTTGAAGATGTAGGCTCCGGTTTCCCCCAGGGCGGCCATATCCTGAATGTGGAAGCCAAGCCCCGCAAGGAACCGCCACCGCTACTGCACGACCTGAGCAGTTTACAACAGGAGGCCAACAAGCGTAAAGGATTTACCGCCGAGCAAACTTTAAACCTACTGCAAGGCCTGTACGAAAGCAAATTAGTAACCTACCCGCGTACCGGTAGCCGCTATATTGGGGACGATGTGTTTGCGGGTGTACCTGCACTAATTGACCATTTTAAGGCCCACGCCGACTTTGGTAAGCAGGCCACACTACTATCAACGGCAAAACTGAACAAACGCAGCGTTAACGCCAAAAAAGTGACTGACCACCACGCTATATTACCAACCGGAGAGCCCGCTCATCAACTGATGCCGGATAAACAGGCCATTTACGACCTGGTGGTAGGGCGTATGCTGGAAGCCTTTAGTCAGGACTGTATTAAAGAGGTTACCAAGATCACGGTGCAATCGGGCTCGCTTTTTACGGCGAGCGGTACTGTGATCCATACCGCGGGATGGCGCGCGGTTTTCAATGAGACGGATGATGAGAAGAAGGATGAAGAAAATGCTACACTACCTAAAGTACAGGCAGGCGAAAACTTGCCTGTGATTGATAAAGCCCTGCTTGAAAAACAAACCAAACCCAAGCCGCTATATAATGAAGCCAGTTTATTGAAGGCCCTTGAAACTGCCGGTAAAGAAATTGATGACGAGGAGTTGCGTTATGCGATGAAAGACAGTGGCCTGGGCACGCCGGCAACACGGGCAGCAATGATTGAAACTTTGCTGAAACGGAACTACATCTCGAGAGAGAAAAAAAACCTGGTACCTACCGAAACCGGCCTGGCCGTTTACCATGTGGTAAAGCATCAGCAGATAGCACAGGCCGAACTAACCGGCAACTGGGAAAAACGGCTTGAAGAGATTCGCGGCGGCGCATCGGTTGCTGATTTCCAGGAAGAGATTAAAGCTTATACGCGTACCATAACCAAAGAATTGCTCCAAACAGGAAAAAGCCTGGTGATCAAACCTACGGAAAAGGTGCTGGCCAAATAA
- a CDS encoding NAD(P)-binding protein: MINKLHDITNPADLHDHSEGTGPVRKQRPVYIDMLPPCNQSCPTGENIQAWLSLAQEAKYEAAWRVIMENNPLPAVCGRVCYHTCEDKCNRAQMDSTVSIHAVERFLGDEALKQGWKVEPAVAATGKRVLIVGAGPSGLAAAYHLTMMGHYAEIHEAGPLPGGMMHFGIPAYRLPRTELELEVERIRQMGVSIIYNHKVEDILKEKNEGNFDAVFVAIGTQLSRKIDIPGRDAGKILDAVSFLKQVEAGEAPKLGRRVAIYGGGNTAMDTARTVKRLGASEAMIIYRRDRDHMRAHDFEAQEALDEGVQINWLRTIKEMDQDGFVVEVMELVDGKPVPTGKFETLEADNLILALGQDADTGFLKNVTGIAFKRDGSVVVGPDMMTGGKGIFAGGDMVPGERSVTIALGHGKTAARNINGYLMGIPYQPAAKHPVVGFEGLHRWYNTYAPKTKQGALSSATRVDSFDEVINGLTEKEARFEAQRCLSCGNCFECDGCFGACPQQAVIKLGKGKRYAFNYDECTGCAICYEQCPCHAIALVAGN, translated from the coding sequence ATGATTAATAAACTTCATGACATAACTAATCCTGCTGATCTCCATGATCATAGCGAGGGGACTGGCCCGGTGAGGAAACAACGCCCGGTATATATTGATATGTTACCGCCCTGCAACCAAAGTTGCCCGACCGGAGAGAATATACAGGCCTGGTTATCCCTTGCTCAGGAAGCTAAATATGAAGCCGCGTGGCGGGTAATTATGGAAAACAATCCGTTACCGGCCGTTTGCGGCAGGGTATGCTACCATACCTGCGAGGATAAGTGTAACAGGGCGCAAATGGATAGCACGGTAAGTATACATGCCGTAGAACGGTTTTTGGGTGATGAAGCCTTGAAGCAGGGTTGGAAAGTTGAACCCGCTGTTGCCGCTACAGGCAAACGTGTTTTAATTGTCGGCGCGGGGCCAAGCGGCCTGGCAGCAGCTTATCATTTGACGATGATGGGGCATTATGCCGAGATTCATGAAGCGGGGCCCTTACCTGGGGGGATGATGCATTTTGGCATCCCCGCATACAGGCTACCCAGAACCGAGCTGGAGCTGGAAGTGGAACGGATAAGGCAGATGGGCGTTTCTATCATCTACAATCACAAGGTTGAGGATATATTGAAAGAAAAAAACGAAGGCAACTTTGATGCTGTATTTGTGGCTATAGGTACCCAGTTATCCCGTAAAATTGACATTCCCGGCAGAGATGCCGGGAAGATACTGGATGCCGTAAGCTTTTTAAAACAAGTAGAAGCGGGGGAGGCACCCAAGCTTGGCCGCCGGGTAGCTATATATGGAGGCGGTAATACCGCCATGGATACTGCGCGCACCGTTAAAAGGCTCGGCGCATCAGAAGCGATGATCATTTACCGCCGCGACCGCGATCATATGCGCGCGCATGATTTTGAAGCACAGGAAGCTTTGGACGAAGGAGTGCAAATCAACTGGTTACGAACCATTAAAGAGATGGATCAGGATGGTTTTGTGGTTGAAGTAATGGAACTGGTTGACGGAAAACCCGTGCCAACCGGCAAGTTTGAAACCCTGGAGGCTGATAATCTGATATTGGCTTTAGGCCAGGATGCCGATACAGGCTTTTTAAAAAACGTTACCGGCATTGCCTTTAAACGCGATGGCAGCGTAGTTGTTGGCCCGGATATGATGACAGGTGGCAAAGGCATATTTGCCGGTGGCGATATGGTGCCGGGTGAGCGTAGCGTTACCATAGCTTTAGGGCACGGCAAAACTGCCGCCCGCAATATCAATGGTTATTTAATGGGCATACCTTATCAGCCTGCGGCCAAACACCCCGTGGTGGGTTTTGAGGGCTTGCACCGCTGGTATAATACCTACGCGCCAAAAACCAAACAGGGTGCCCTGTCATCGGCCACCAGGGTTGATAGTTTTGATGAGGTAATTAACGGATTGACAGAAAAAGAAGCCCGGTTTGAAGCCCAGCGATGCCTGTCGTGCGGAAATTGTTTTGAGTGCGATGGTTGCTTTGGCGCCTGCCCGCAACAGGCCGTTATCAAACTGGGGAAGGGTAAGCGTTATGCTTTCAATTATGATGAATGCACAGGTTGCGCTATCTGTTATGAGCAATGCCCTTGCCATGCCATAGCGCTTGTAGCCGGGAATTAA
- a CDS encoding glycoside hydrolase family 2 protein, with translation MTSKPLIFFILILLTHHSYAQTIDKPINFNSNWEFVKDIDTSATQTLLLKNAGSITWQKVSLPHTPRLEPVVKTTFEQWQGTCYYRKYFTLPVADRQKRVAIKFDAAMHEADVYLNGKHLFKHIGGYLPFEIDLSNRLNYGKENCILVKLNNQDNPHIPPGKNIKDLDFNYYGGIYRNTWLIVEDKVHITDAVSANREAGGGILIHYEKVSKATAKLLVKTEVQNDSADPSSIQIKTILADAKGKLVVSFLSAPQNLKTNSHQSFEQSLLVKAPQLWSPLQPYLYTLHVQVIKNGKVISQQTLKTGVKTFRFGADGFYLNGDKLSISGTNRHQEYPYVGYALSDNAQYRDAWKIKQAGFNFVRCSHYPPSTVFLDACDELGIMVMDAIPGWQFFGDEIFQQNSFQDIRDMLHRDRNHASIILWEASLNESDMSKPYMDRANQIVHQELPFTDVFSTGWKDYGYDVSNPARQHAKAPDYWKNYSKKKPLLIAEYGDWEYYAQNAGFNQKEYAGLKSEARNSRQLRTDGQDRMLQQALNFQEAHNDNLYGPAVGDVNWLMFDYKRGYAADIESSGIMDIYRIPKYAFYFYQSQAGPVTDGRTFGKPMIYIANYWNSPADKTVKVYSNCDEVELLINGKSIARQHPDHDQYSANLTHAPFTFDLAKFEPGKIQAIGYINGKKTIESTRETAGKPAAIKLTFDYSGKGASDNDVIFVYASVVDDKGTVVPDANPQVDFSVDGDAQIIGQPSVKAEAGIATALLKIKKLGKVLTIKAEAKGLDGSVVSLVQ, from the coding sequence ATGACTTCCAAGCCTCTTATTTTTTTTATTTTAATACTGCTCACTCATCACAGTTATGCCCAAACTATTGATAAACCGATCAACTTTAATTCAAACTGGGAGTTTGTAAAAGATATTGATACTTCAGCCACGCAAACACTATTATTAAAAAATGCAGGTAGTATTACATGGCAAAAGGTATCCCTGCCTCATACGCCCCGGCTGGAACCTGTTGTGAAAACAACTTTTGAGCAATGGCAGGGTACTTGCTATTACCGTAAATATTTTACCTTGCCTGTTGCCGACAGGCAAAAGCGAGTGGCAATCAAATTTGATGCGGCCATGCACGAGGCCGACGTTTATTTAAACGGAAAACATTTGTTTAAACATATCGGCGGCTATCTGCCGTTTGAGATAGACCTGTCAAATCGACTCAATTATGGAAAAGAGAATTGCATCCTGGTAAAACTCAACAACCAGGATAATCCGCACATCCCGCCAGGTAAAAATATTAAGGATCTGGATTTTAATTATTACGGTGGTATTTACCGTAACACCTGGTTAATTGTGGAAGATAAAGTTCATATTACCGACGCGGTAAGCGCGAACCGTGAAGCAGGCGGCGGTATCCTGATCCATTATGAAAAGGTAAGCAAGGCAACTGCAAAGTTGCTTGTGAAAACCGAGGTGCAAAACGATAGCGCCGATCCTTCATCCATTCAAATTAAAACTATCTTGGCAGATGCTAAAGGAAAGCTGGTGGTTTCCTTTTTATCTGCTCCGCAAAATCTTAAAACCAACAGCCATCAAAGTTTTGAACAAAGCCTGTTGGTTAAAGCGCCACAGCTCTGGTCGCCATTGCAGCCTTACTTGTATACGCTTCATGTTCAGGTAATTAAAAATGGCAAGGTGATCAGCCAGCAAACGCTTAAAACGGGCGTGAAGACTTTCAGGTTTGGGGCTGATGGATTTTATTTAAATGGCGATAAACTTAGCATATCGGGTACCAATCGTCACCAGGAATATCCTTACGTGGGCTATGCCCTGAGTGATAACGCACAGTACCGTGACGCCTGGAAAATTAAGCAAGCCGGCTTTAACTTTGTGCGCTGTTCGCATTATCCGCCGTCTACTGTATTTTTAGATGCCTGCGACGAGTTGGGGATTATGGTGATGGATGCCATTCCGGGCTGGCAGTTTTTTGGAGACGAGATTTTTCAGCAAAATAGTTTTCAGGATATCCGTGATATGCTGCACCGCGACCGCAACCACGCCTCCATTATACTTTGGGAAGCATCGCTGAACGAATCGGATATGAGCAAGCCATATATGGATAGGGCGAACCAGATTGTACACCAGGAGCTGCCGTTTACCGACGTGTTTTCAACCGGGTGGAAAGATTATGGTTACGATGTTTCCAACCCGGCAAGGCAACATGCCAAAGCACCCGATTACTGGAAAAACTACAGCAAGAAAAAACCATTACTGATAGCAGAGTATGGCGATTGGGAATATTACGCCCAAAATGCCGGTTTCAATCAAAAGGAATATGCGGGTTTAAAGAGCGAAGCGCGTAATTCGCGCCAGTTGAGAACGGATGGGCAGGATAGAATGCTTCAGCAGGCACTTAATTTTCAGGAAGCACATAACGATAATTTATATGGACCTGCCGTGGGCGATGTAAACTGGCTGATGTTTGATTATAAGCGTGGCTATGCCGCAGATATCGAGTCGTCGGGGATTATGGATATTTACAGGATTCCTAAATATGCTTTCTATTTTTATCAGAGCCAGGCCGGTCCGGTTACGGATGGTCGTACCTTTGGTAAACCAATGATCTATATTGCCAATTACTGGAACAGCCCTGCTGATAAAACGGTTAAAGTATACAGCAACTGCGATGAGGTAGAGCTTCTGATTAACGGTAAATCAATAGCAAGGCAACACCCTGATCATGATCAGTATTCGGCCAATTTAACGCATGCGCCGTTTACCTTTGATTTAGCCAAATTTGAACCCGGCAAAATACAGGCCATAGGCTATATCAACGGAAAAAAGACAATTGAAAGCACGCGCGAAACTGCGGGTAAACCGGCGGCCATTAAATTGACCTTTGATTACAGCGGAAAAGGAGCAAGTGACAACGATGTGATTTTTGTTTATGCCAGTGTGGTTGATGATAAGGGAACGGTTGTACCGGATGCTAATCCTCAGGTAGATTTTTCTGTAGACGGAGATGCTCAGATTATTGGTCAGCCATCTGTAAAAGCCGAGGCCGGTATAGCTACGGCTTTACTTAAAATAAAAAAATTGGGTAAGGTGCTTACAATCAAAGCTGAGGCAAAGGGGTTAGATGGTTCGGTTGTAAGTTTAGTTCAATAG
- a CDS encoding glycoside hydrolase family 25 protein yields the protein MTTPPRKPAAKTPPVKKTVAPKRTVKPKAPAKKPVKKHGITELKIIAAVVVLILASPFYYRYITNGFSSLWHWINDIGEDINYRHYKSFNVHVSEKYSIHGIDVSYAQGKIDWQKVKQMEENGLHVSFAFIKATEGENFVDSYFQRNWREAAKTGIICGAYHYFRPGKSGKLQAKLFLKTVKLEKNDLPLVVDVEQLDGVAPEQMRVTLNDFFATIRHKTYIKPIIYSGLSFYQDYLKGYYDEYPLWIAHYDKPETDVNRAANWQFWQHTSKATVNGIHHVVDFDTFKGDSVAFRKLLKP from the coding sequence GTGACAACCCCGCCCCGTAAACCCGCTGCCAAAACACCTCCAGTAAAAAAAACAGTTGCGCCTAAGCGAACAGTAAAACCCAAGGCACCTGCTAAAAAGCCTGTTAAAAAACATGGTATAACCGAGTTGAAAATTATAGCCGCCGTGGTGGTGCTCATACTGGCCTCTCCTTTTTACTATCGCTACATTACCAACGGATTTAGTTCGTTGTGGCATTGGATAAACGATATTGGCGAGGATATTAACTACCGGCATTACAAAAGCTTCAATGTACACGTATCAGAAAAATACAGCATTCATGGTATTGACGTATCTTACGCGCAGGGTAAAATAGACTGGCAAAAAGTGAAGCAGATGGAAGAAAACGGATTGCACGTTAGCTTCGCTTTTATTAAAGCTACCGAGGGCGAGAATTTTGTTGACTCGTACTTCCAGCGTAACTGGCGCGAGGCTGCCAAAACCGGTATCATTTGCGGTGCTTACCATTACTTTAGGCCGGGCAAAAGCGGAAAGCTACAGGCAAAACTATTTTTAAAAACCGTTAAACTCGAAAAAAATGATTTGCCCTTGGTAGTGGATGTAGAACAGCTTGACGGAGTTGCCCCCGAACAAATGCGCGTTACCTTAAATGATTTTTTTGCCACCATACGGCATAAAACCTATATTAAACCTATCATTTATTCGGGCCTGAGTTTTTACCAGGATTACCTCAAGGGCTATTATGACGAATATCCACTATGGATAGCCCACTATGATAAACCCGAAACGGATGTTAACCGGGCCGCCAACTGGCAATTTTGGCAGCACACCAGCAAAGCAACCGTTAACGGCATTCATCATGTGGTTGACTTTGACACCTTTAAAGGCGATAGCGTAGCTTTTAGAAAGCTATTGAAGCCATAG
- a CDS encoding glycoside hydrolase family 53 protein, producing the protein MMKKEKPGQRYLMFDVSNGLLIQPLYHIYMMFKKILIPCALVLLVSMACKKGSTSTDSTTTVTNPPVVLSATFAKGADIGWLTQMESSGYQFFNSAGTKQDCLQILKDKGINSIRLRVWVNPADGWCNTADVVAKAIRAKNMGMRIMIDFHYSDSWADPGKQTKPAAWVGQTFSALLTSVYNHTFTVLTTLKSNGITPEWVQVGNETNDGMLWEDGRASKNMQNFANLINSGYNAVKAVNPSIKVIVHISNGYDNTLFRWMFDGLKANGANWDVIGMSLYPTTTNWATLNSQCLANMNDMVSRYGKEVMISEVGMDVIAASTCKAFLTDIISKTNSVTGGKGLGVFYWEPECYNNWQGYSLGAFDSTGKPTVAMDAFMN; encoded by the coding sequence ATGATGAAGAAGGAAAAGCCCGGTCAAAGATATTTGATGTTCGATGTTTCAAATGGACTTTTAATACAGCCCCTTTATCATATCTATATGATGTTTAAAAAAATATTAATACCCTGTGCGCTGGTTTTACTGGTGAGCATGGCCTGCAAAAAGGGATCGACTTCTACCGACAGTACCACCACAGTTACCAACCCGCCGGTGGTTCTATCCGCCACGTTTGCTAAAGGGGCCGACATAGGCTGGCTTACACAGATGGAATCTTCAGGATACCAGTTTTTTAATAGCGCAGGCACCAAGCAGGACTGTTTGCAAATTTTAAAAGATAAGGGCATCAATTCCATCAGGCTACGTGTTTGGGTTAACCCGGCTGATGGCTGGTGCAATACGGCCGATGTGGTAGCCAAAGCCATCCGCGCAAAAAATATGGGAATGCGCATCATGATCGATTTCCATTACAGTGATTCCTGGGCCGACCCGGGTAAGCAAACGAAACCGGCGGCTTGGGTAGGGCAAACTTTTAGCGCTTTGTTAACTTCGGTCTACAATCATACATTCACGGTATTAACCACCCTTAAATCAAACGGTATCACACCCGAATGGGTACAGGTAGGCAATGAAACTAACGATGGGATGTTATGGGAAGATGGCCGGGCATCTAAAAATATGCAGAATTTTGCCAACCTCATCAACTCGGGGTACAATGCCGTTAAGGCTGTTAATCCTTCTATCAAAGTGATTGTCCATATCTCCAACGGATATGATAATACCTTGTTCAGGTGGATGTTTGATGGGCTTAAGGCCAATGGTGCTAACTGGGATGTTATCGGCATGTCCTTATATCCAACAACTACCAATTGGGCCACTCTAAACTCTCAATGTTTGGCTAACATGAATGATATGGTAAGCCGCTACGGTAAAGAAGTGATGATATCCGAAGTAGGTATGGATGTTATCGCCGCCAGTACCTGCAAAGCTTTTTTAACCGACATCATCAGTAAAACCAATAGTGTAACAGGCGGAAAGGGCCTTGGCGTGTTTTATTGGGAACCCGAATGCTACAACAATTGGCAAGGTTATTCCTTAGGTGCTTTTGACAGTACCGGCAAACCTACAGTAGCAATGGACGCTTTTATGAACTGA